One genomic region from Xiphophorus couchianus chromosome 21, X_couchianus-1.0, whole genome shotgun sequence encodes:
- the phc3 gene encoding polyhomeotic-like protein 3 isoform X5, producing the protein MMDKELVQQSQSEQASNGPAPSTPTTPTPPRLIPNPMLLDSPAPTLTPTTASPPPPLTPAPSVSLAQGPKAAAAGGGASSPHTLIPAPPKLTSTAAPTLRTYSRSLLPSPASRASPSSSSVVTVTAASPVASSSSAATHGSTTTSTKTSSGLTNGNARGGPTSPPITPFHTPASPPGRQAQQPHPVGTPGLARANQIASPLRQRVSQQTLLLGKGLKGSGQDQVLLRAQMLILTSAMRPAQPPSSSSSSSSSVPSSSPASAQLQSLTLRPPPPGTLTIPPSLRLKPSSSAPPPLSRPGAPVFPPLRPRPQPSAMATESPTAPGRHRSVLPPTLYSPVRAVPLRPRLHSPSSHRATTPRQSLHPIAAAPSSQVTSVSKQLTGLKSSPLTQTVLGPSPSQHSLLSSSNHFERSPSAARQLQMIALSSSQQPQAGTYVHPAAQSKPAELPERSSQSKKTANKDDLNPLPLSPSALPSAQSHIQTLTKKREQKESEDQGAISRGVRPGIREERSAGKDLQVEKNVQTETIKQEKLTDTEQEPESDQMEVKEEDQRDRERRQTGRKRKHEEVEDEGGDSPTDTSDRQTNQNTEPVPHPDPVKDSSKGSKPKLDLNPAPVKTPLKATVSVQNPVTESVPGEKPVTGPLPVKVPITGPLPVKVPVTGPVPVKVPITGPLPVTPPVTGSLPVKVPVTGPLPVKVPITGPLPVKVPVTGPLPVTPPVTGSLPVKVPVTGPLPVKVPVTGPVPVKVPVTGPVPVKTPVKGLVSTKTLVTRLAPVKGPAATQPSVAEPVTPVPGPADVKMSVKGQVSTKTPVTGPVPVQTPVTGPVSVQTPVTGPVPVKTPATGPASTKTQETGPVSVQTPVTGPVPVKAPATELISTQTPVAELVLTRKPVTGPVPVKCPVTELVLTHKPVTGPIPVKAPATGLVSTQTPVTELVLTHKPVSGTVPVKSPVTELVSTQMPMKGLVLTHKPVTGPVLAQSPATGPVPEVQSQRLPEPQRDLQSNQEDFCENMSTQSDNQSALSSLSSQSPPSSPFIASSSENPPPLLPTQPAHPTDLSLPPQHEAAKADKTPSDSQHATEAEAEPVYQSGDESESQSLGSPWEMKAWPEGRQVLTHLVEGFVIQEGLQPFPVNRSSLLVPEQVPKPQEVNGTNGRPALPASEPVKPTEPSTDSEEEDGGDTGDLGNKSGHRDRTVLHCQFCGKRGHAHNFMRSKRFCSTSCARGFNVRLTKRLRALSAGSRSERPRPALNRAESVPGKPLLLRLPRDLWSAGRREKDGKEKPVAAAEQKAEEEDDDLGASPHGFGEAEDDDDDGGEEDPAVAMAARMERRAARRARRTSAPAVTASTPTTTFRPAPAQWSVEEVTAFIHTLPGCGDVAEAFRLQEIDGQALLLLTEDHLMTSMNIKLGPALKICAHINALKNQ; encoded by the exons ATGATGGACAAGGAGCTGGTTCAGCAGAGCCAATCAGAACAGGCCTCCAATGGCCCCgccccctccacccccaccaCCCCGACCCCCCCTCGGCTCATCCCCAACCCCATGCTCCTGGACTCCCCCGCCCCCACACTGACTCCCACCACCGCCTCCCCTCCTCCGCCGCTGACCCCCGCCCCCTCCGTCTCCTTGGCCCAGGGGCCGaaggcggcggcggcgggggGCGGGGCCTCGTCCCCTCACACCCTCATCCCGGCTCCGCCTAAACTCACCTCCACGGCGGCCCCCACGCTGCGCACCTACTCCCGCTCCCTCCTGCCCTCCCCGGCCTCCAGGGcgtctccttcctcctcctctgttgtCACGGTGACCGCAGCTTCACCCGTGGCCTCGTCTTCGTCGGCCGCGACACACGGCAGCACCACGACCTCCACCAAGACGTCCAGCGGCCTGACCAACGGGAACGCCCGGGGGGGGCCCACCTCCCCGCCCATCACGCCGTTTCACACCCCGGCCAGCCCACCTGGCCGCCAG GCGCAACAGCCTCATCCTGTGGGCACACCTGGTCTGGCACGAGCCAATCAGATCGCCTCACCTCTCAGGCAGAGGGTTTCCCAGCAGACTTTGCTCCTGGGGAAAGGCCTCAAAGGGTCGGGGCAGGACCAGGTGCTGCTGAGAGCTCAGatg CTCATTCTTACGTCTGCTATGCGACCTGCACAGCcgccctcttcctcctcctcctcttcctcctctgtcccCTCCTCTAGCCCCGCCTCTGCCCAG CTCCAGAGCCTCACCTTGAGGCCTCCTCCCCCCGGGACCCTCACCATCCCCCCGTCCCTGCGGCTGAAGCCTTCCTCCTCGGCGCCGCCGCCCCTCTCTCGGCCCGGCGCCCCCGTTTTCCCCCCGCTCAGGCCGCGACCGCAGCCCAGTGCCATGGCAACCGAGAGCCCGACCGCGCCCGGCCGCCATCGTTCCGTTCTGCCTCCAA CTCTCTACTCTCCGGTCCGGGCCGTCCCTCTTCGACCCAGGCTTCACTCTCCCAGCAGTCACAGAGCAACAACCCCTCGACAATCCCTCCACCCCATCGCTGCGGCTCCCTCCAGTCAGGTCACATCTGTCAGTAAGCAGCTGACTGGGCTAAAGAGCTCTCCGTTAACTCAAACCGTTCTGGGTCCAAGCCCGTCCCAACACAGCCTGTTATCTTCCTCCAACCACTTTGAGCGCTCACCGTCTGCAGCGAGGCAGCTACAGATGATCGCCCTTTCCTCCAGTCAGCAGCCACAGGCGGGAACGTACGTCCACCCTGCGGCGCAGTCCAAGCCCGCCGAGCTGCCTGAGCGTTCCAGCCAATCAAAGAAGACCGCAAACAAGGACGACTTGAATCCTCTTCCTTTGAGCCCCTCTGCTTTGCCTTCTGCTCAATCTCACATACAAACGCTGACCAAGAAGAGAGAGCAGAAGGAGAGTGAAGATCAAGGAGCCATAAGCCGAGGAGTGAGACCAGGAATCAGAGAGGAACGGAGCGCCGGTAAAGACCTCCAGGTggagaaaaatgtccaaacagaGACGATAAAGCAGGAGAAGCTCACTGACACGGAGCAGGAACCTGAATCGGATCAGATGGAGGTAAAGGAAGAAGaccagagagacagagagaggagacaaacaggaaggaaaaggaaacatgAGGAGGTGGAGGACGAAGGGGGAGATTCTCCCACGGATACATCAGACCGCCAGACCAACCAGAACACAGAACCGGTTCCACATCCGGACCCCGTTAAAGACTCAAGCAAGGGATCAAAACCCAAACTGGATCTCAATCCAGCACCAGTAAAAACTCCATTAAAAGCAACAGTTTCCGTCCAGAATCCAGTAACAGAATCTGTTCCAGGTGAAAAACCAGTAACAGGTCCACTTCCTGTTAAGGTTCCGATAACAGGTCCACTTCCTGTTAAGGTTCCGGTAACAGGTCCAGTTCCTGTTAAGGTTCCGATAACAGGTCCACTTCCTGTTACACCTCCAGTAACGGGTTCACTTCCTGTTAAGGTTCCGGTAACAGGTCCACTTCCTGTTAAGGTTCCGATAACAGGTCCACTTCCTGTTAAGGTTCCGGTAACAG GTCCACTTCCTGTTACACCTCCAGTAACGGGTTCACTTCCTGTTAAGGTTCCGGTAACAGGTCCACTTCCTGTTAAGGTTCCGGTAACAGGTCCAGTTCCTGTTAAGGTTCCGGTAACAGGTCCAGTTCCTGTTAAAACTCCAGTAAAAGGACTGGTTTCCACTAAAACACTGGTAACAAGACTAGCACCAGTAAAAGGACCGGCTGCAACCCAACCTTCAGTAGCAGAACCAGTAACACCAGTACCAGGACCAGCTGATgttaaaatgtcagtaaaagGACAGGTTTCGACTAAAACTCCAGTAACTGGACCAGTTCCAGTTCAAACTCCAGTAACTGGACCAGTTTCAGTCCAAACTCCAGTAACTGGACCAGTTCCAGTCAAAACACCGGCAACAGGACCAGCTTCAACCAAAACTCAAGAAACAGGACCAGTTTCAGTCCAAACTCCAGTAACAGGACCAGTCCCAGTTAAAGCTCCTGCAACCGAACTGATTTCAACCCAAACACCAGTAGCAGAGCTAGTTCTGACCCGTAAACCAGTAACAGGACCAGTTCCAGTTAAATGTCCTGTAACAGAACTAGTTCTGACCCATAAACCAGTTACTGGACCAATTCCAGTTAAAGCTCCTGCAACAGGACTAGTTTCAACCCAAACACCAGTAACAGAACTGGTTCTGACCCATAAACCAGTATCAGGAACTGTTCCAGTTAAATCTCCAGTAACAGAACTAGTTTCAACCCAAATGCCAATGAAAGGATTAGTTCTGACCCATAAACCAGTAACAGGACCAGTTCTGGCCCAATCACCAGCAACAGGACCGGTTCCTGAGGTCCAAAGCCAGAGGCTGCCAGAACCTCAACGGGACCTTCAGTCCAACCAGGAGGACTTCTGTGAGAACATGTCGACCCAGTCCGACAATCAGTCAG CGTTGTCCAGCCTCTCCTCCCAgtctcctccctcctcccccttcATCGCCTCCTCATCAGAGAACCCTCCCCCCCTGCTCCCCACTCAGCCCGCCCACCCCACCGACCTCAGCCTGCCGCCGCAGCACGAGGCGGCGAAGGCTGACAAAACGCCGTCAGATTCCCAGCATGCGACAGAAGCCGAGGCCGAACCCGTCTACCAATCAGGCGATGAGTCTGAGAGCCAATCGCTGGGCAGCCCCTGGGAGATGAAGGCGTGGCCTGAGGGGCGACAGGTTCTGACTCACCTGGTGGAGGGATTCGTCATCCAGGAGGGTCTGCAACCGTTTCCT GTGAACCGCTCCTCCCTGCTGGTACCGGAGCAGGTGCCCAAACCCCAGGAGGTGAACGGGACCAACGGGAGGCCGGCGCTGCCCGCATCAGAACCCGTGAAGCCGACGGAGCCGTCCACAGACTCGGAGGAAGAGGACGGCGGAGACACCGGCGACCTGGGGAACA AGTCGGGCCACAGAGACCGGACGGTGCTGCACTGTCAGTTCTGCGGGAAGCGAGGCCACGCGCACAACTTCATGCGCTCCAAACGGTTCTGCTCCACTTCCTGCGCGCGCGG TTTCAATGTCCGGCTGACGAAGCGCCTGAGGGCCCTGAGCGCCGGCAGCCGGTCCGAGAGGCCCCGACCCGCTCTGAACCGGGCCGAGTCGGTACCGGGGAAACCTCTGCTGCTGCGCCTG CCCCGGGACCTCTGGAGCGCCGGGCGCCGCGAGAAAGACGGGAAGGAGAAGCCGGTGGCGGCGGCGGAGCAGAAGGCCGAGGAGGAAGACGACGACCTGGGGGCGTCCCCGCACGGCTTTGGAGAGGCGGAGGACGACGACGACGACGGAGGAGAGGAGGATcctgctgttgccatggcagccaGGATGGAGCGGCGGGCGGCGCGGCGCGCGCGCAGGACGTCGGCGCCGGCCGTCACGGCCTCGACCCCGACCACCACGTTCCGGCCCGCCCCGGCCCAGTGGAGCGTGGAGGAGGTGACGGCCTTCATCCACACACTGCCGG GCTGCGGCGACGTGGCCGAGGCCTTCAGGCTGCAGGAGATCGACGGCcaggctctgctgctgctgaccgAGGATCACCTGATGACCAGCATGAACATCAAACTGGGTCCGGCCCTCAAGATCTGCGCTCACATCAACGCCCTGAAGAACCAGTGA
- the phc3 gene encoding polyhomeotic-like protein 3 isoform X4, translating to MMDKELVQQSQSEQASNGPAPSTPTTPTPPRLIPNPMLLDSPAPTLTPTTASPPPPLTPAPSVSLAQGPKAAAAGGGASSPHTLIPAPPKLTSTAAPTLRTYSRSLLPSPASRASPSSSSVVTVTAASPVASSSSAATHGSTTTSTKTSSGLTNGNARGGPTSPPITPFHTPASPPGRQAQQPHPVGTPGLARANQIASPLRQRVSQQTLLLGKGLKGSGQDQVLLRAQMLILTSAMRPAQPPSSSSSSSSSVPSSSPASAQLQSLTLRPPPPGTLTIPPSLRLKPSSSAPPPLSRPGAPVFPPLRPRPQPSAMATESPTAPGRHRSVLPPTLYSPVRAVPLRPRLHSPSSHRATTPRQSLHPIAAAPSSQVTSVSKQLTGLKSSPLTQTVLGPSPSQHSLLSSSNHFERSPSAARQLQMIALSSSQQPQAGTYVHPAAQSKPAELPERSSQSKKTANKDDLNPLPLSPSALPSAQSHIQTLTKKREQKESEDQGAISRGVRPGIREERSAGKDLQVEKNVQTETIKQEKLTDTEQEPESDQMEVKEEDQRDRERRQTGRKRKHEEVEDEGGDSPTDTSDRQTNQNTEPVPHPDPVKDSSKGSKPKLDLNPAPVKTPLKATVSVQNPVTESVPGEKPVTGPLPVKVPITGPLPVKVPVTGPVPVKVPITGPLPVTPPVTGSLPVKVPVTGPLPVKVPITGPLPVKVPVTGPVPVKVPITGPLPVTPPVTGSLPVKVPVTGPLPVKVPVTGPVPVKTPVKGLVSTKTLVTRLAPVKGPAATQPSVAEPVTPVPGPADVKMSVKGQVSTKTPVTGPVPVQTPVTGPVSVQTPVTGPVPVKTPATGPASTKTQETGPVSVQTPVTGPVPVKAPATELISTQTPVAELVLTRKPVTGPVPVKCPVTELVLTHKPVTGPIPVKAPATGLVSTQTPVTELVLTHKPVSGTVPVKSPVTELVSTQMPMKGLVLTHKPVTGPVLAQSPATGPVPEVQSQRLPEPQRDLQSNQEDFCENMSTQSDNQSALSSLSSQSPPSSPFIASSSENPPPLLPTQPAHPTDLSLPPQHEAAKADKTPSDSQHATEAEAEPVYQSGDESESQSLGSPWEMKAWPEGRQVLTHLVEGFVIQEGLQPFPVNRSSLLVPEQVPKPQEVNGTNGRPALPASEPVKPTEPSTDSEEEDGGDTGDLGNKSGHRDRTVLHCQFCGKRGHAHNFMRSKRFCSTSCARGFNVRLTKRLRALSAGSRSERPRPALNRAESVPGKPLLLRLPRDLWSAGRREKDGKEKPVAAAEQKAEEEDDDLGASPHGFGEAEDDDDDGGEEDPAVAMAARMERRAARRARRTSAPAVTASTPTTTFRPAPAQWSVEEVTAFIHTLPGCGDVAEAFRLQEIDGQALLLLTEDHLMTSMNIKLGPALKICAHINALKNQ from the exons ATGATGGACAAGGAGCTGGTTCAGCAGAGCCAATCAGAACAGGCCTCCAATGGCCCCgccccctccacccccaccaCCCCGACCCCCCCTCGGCTCATCCCCAACCCCATGCTCCTGGACTCCCCCGCCCCCACACTGACTCCCACCACCGCCTCCCCTCCTCCGCCGCTGACCCCCGCCCCCTCCGTCTCCTTGGCCCAGGGGCCGaaggcggcggcggcgggggGCGGGGCCTCGTCCCCTCACACCCTCATCCCGGCTCCGCCTAAACTCACCTCCACGGCGGCCCCCACGCTGCGCACCTACTCCCGCTCCCTCCTGCCCTCCCCGGCCTCCAGGGcgtctccttcctcctcctctgttgtCACGGTGACCGCAGCTTCACCCGTGGCCTCGTCTTCGTCGGCCGCGACACACGGCAGCACCACGACCTCCACCAAGACGTCCAGCGGCCTGACCAACGGGAACGCCCGGGGGGGGCCCACCTCCCCGCCCATCACGCCGTTTCACACCCCGGCCAGCCCACCTGGCCGCCAG GCGCAACAGCCTCATCCTGTGGGCACACCTGGTCTGGCACGAGCCAATCAGATCGCCTCACCTCTCAGGCAGAGGGTTTCCCAGCAGACTTTGCTCCTGGGGAAAGGCCTCAAAGGGTCGGGGCAGGACCAGGTGCTGCTGAGAGCTCAGatg CTCATTCTTACGTCTGCTATGCGACCTGCACAGCcgccctcttcctcctcctcctcttcctcctctgtcccCTCCTCTAGCCCCGCCTCTGCCCAG CTCCAGAGCCTCACCTTGAGGCCTCCTCCCCCCGGGACCCTCACCATCCCCCCGTCCCTGCGGCTGAAGCCTTCCTCCTCGGCGCCGCCGCCCCTCTCTCGGCCCGGCGCCCCCGTTTTCCCCCCGCTCAGGCCGCGACCGCAGCCCAGTGCCATGGCAACCGAGAGCCCGACCGCGCCCGGCCGCCATCGTTCCGTTCTGCCTCCAA CTCTCTACTCTCCGGTCCGGGCCGTCCCTCTTCGACCCAGGCTTCACTCTCCCAGCAGTCACAGAGCAACAACCCCTCGACAATCCCTCCACCCCATCGCTGCGGCTCCCTCCAGTCAGGTCACATCTGTCAGTAAGCAGCTGACTGGGCTAAAGAGCTCTCCGTTAACTCAAACCGTTCTGGGTCCAAGCCCGTCCCAACACAGCCTGTTATCTTCCTCCAACCACTTTGAGCGCTCACCGTCTGCAGCGAGGCAGCTACAGATGATCGCCCTTTCCTCCAGTCAGCAGCCACAGGCGGGAACGTACGTCCACCCTGCGGCGCAGTCCAAGCCCGCCGAGCTGCCTGAGCGTTCCAGCCAATCAAAGAAGACCGCAAACAAGGACGACTTGAATCCTCTTCCTTTGAGCCCCTCTGCTTTGCCTTCTGCTCAATCTCACATACAAACGCTGACCAAGAAGAGAGAGCAGAAGGAGAGTGAAGATCAAGGAGCCATAAGCCGAGGAGTGAGACCAGGAATCAGAGAGGAACGGAGCGCCGGTAAAGACCTCCAGGTggagaaaaatgtccaaacagaGACGATAAAGCAGGAGAAGCTCACTGACACGGAGCAGGAACCTGAATCGGATCAGATGGAGGTAAAGGAAGAAGaccagagagacagagagaggagacaaacaggaaggaaaaggaaacatgAGGAGGTGGAGGACGAAGGGGGAGATTCTCCCACGGATACATCAGACCGCCAGACCAACCAGAACACAGAACCGGTTCCACATCCGGACCCCGTTAAAGACTCAAGCAAGGGATCAAAACCCAAACTGGATCTCAATCCAGCACCAGTAAAAACTCCATTAAAAGCAACAGTTTCCGTCCAGAATCCAGTAACAGAATCTGTTCCAGGTGAAAAACCAGTAACAGGTCCACTTCCTGTTAAGGTTCCGATAACAGGTCCACTTCCTGTTAAGGTTCCGGTAACAGGTCCAGTTCCTGTTAAGGTTCCGATAACAGGTCCACTTCCTGTTACACCTCCAGTAACGGGTTCACTTCCTGTTAAGGTTCCGGTAACAGGTCCACTTCCTGTTAAGGTTCCGATAACAGGTCCACTTCCTGTTAAGGTTCCGGTAACAGGTCCAGTTCCTGTTAAGGTTCCGATAACAGGTCCACTTCCTGTTACACCTCCAGTAACGGGTTCACTTCCTGTTAAGGTTCCGGTAACAGGTCCACTTCCTGTTAAGGTTCCGGTAACAG GTCCAGTTCCTGTTAAAACTCCAGTAAAAGGACTGGTTTCCACTAAAACACTGGTAACAAGACTAGCACCAGTAAAAGGACCGGCTGCAACCCAACCTTCAGTAGCAGAACCAGTAACACCAGTACCAGGACCAGCTGATgttaaaatgtcagtaaaagGACAGGTTTCGACTAAAACTCCAGTAACTGGACCAGTTCCAGTTCAAACTCCAGTAACTGGACCAGTTTCAGTCCAAACTCCAGTAACTGGACCAGTTCCAGTCAAAACACCGGCAACAGGACCAGCTTCAACCAAAACTCAAGAAACAGGACCAGTTTCAGTCCAAACTCCAGTAACAGGACCAGTCCCAGTTAAAGCTCCTGCAACCGAACTGATTTCAACCCAAACACCAGTAGCAGAGCTAGTTCTGACCCGTAAACCAGTAACAGGACCAGTTCCAGTTAAATGTCCTGTAACAGAACTAGTTCTGACCCATAAACCAGTTACTGGACCAATTCCAGTTAAAGCTCCTGCAACAGGACTAGTTTCAACCCAAACACCAGTAACAGAACTGGTTCTGACCCATAAACCAGTATCAGGAACTGTTCCAGTTAAATCTCCAGTAACAGAACTAGTTTCAACCCAAATGCCAATGAAAGGATTAGTTCTGACCCATAAACCAGTAACAGGACCAGTTCTGGCCCAATCACCAGCAACAGGACCGGTTCCTGAGGTCCAAAGCCAGAGGCTGCCAGAACCTCAACGGGACCTTCAGTCCAACCAGGAGGACTTCTGTGAGAACATGTCGACCCAGTCCGACAATCAGTCAG CGTTGTCCAGCCTCTCCTCCCAgtctcctccctcctcccccttcATCGCCTCCTCATCAGAGAACCCTCCCCCCCTGCTCCCCACTCAGCCCGCCCACCCCACCGACCTCAGCCTGCCGCCGCAGCACGAGGCGGCGAAGGCTGACAAAACGCCGTCAGATTCCCAGCATGCGACAGAAGCCGAGGCCGAACCCGTCTACCAATCAGGCGATGAGTCTGAGAGCCAATCGCTGGGCAGCCCCTGGGAGATGAAGGCGTGGCCTGAGGGGCGACAGGTTCTGACTCACCTGGTGGAGGGATTCGTCATCCAGGAGGGTCTGCAACCGTTTCCT GTGAACCGCTCCTCCCTGCTGGTACCGGAGCAGGTGCCCAAACCCCAGGAGGTGAACGGGACCAACGGGAGGCCGGCGCTGCCCGCATCAGAACCCGTGAAGCCGACGGAGCCGTCCACAGACTCGGAGGAAGAGGACGGCGGAGACACCGGCGACCTGGGGAACA AGTCGGGCCACAGAGACCGGACGGTGCTGCACTGTCAGTTCTGCGGGAAGCGAGGCCACGCGCACAACTTCATGCGCTCCAAACGGTTCTGCTCCACTTCCTGCGCGCGCGG TTTCAATGTCCGGCTGACGAAGCGCCTGAGGGCCCTGAGCGCCGGCAGCCGGTCCGAGAGGCCCCGACCCGCTCTGAACCGGGCCGAGTCGGTACCGGGGAAACCTCTGCTGCTGCGCCTG CCCCGGGACCTCTGGAGCGCCGGGCGCCGCGAGAAAGACGGGAAGGAGAAGCCGGTGGCGGCGGCGGAGCAGAAGGCCGAGGAGGAAGACGACGACCTGGGGGCGTCCCCGCACGGCTTTGGAGAGGCGGAGGACGACGACGACGACGGAGGAGAGGAGGATcctgctgttgccatggcagccaGGATGGAGCGGCGGGCGGCGCGGCGCGCGCGCAGGACGTCGGCGCCGGCCGTCACGGCCTCGACCCCGACCACCACGTTCCGGCCCGCCCCGGCCCAGTGGAGCGTGGAGGAGGTGACGGCCTTCATCCACACACTGCCGG GCTGCGGCGACGTGGCCGAGGCCTTCAGGCTGCAGGAGATCGACGGCcaggctctgctgctgctgaccgAGGATCACCTGATGACCAGCATGAACATCAAACTGGGTCCGGCCCTCAAGATCTGCGCTCACATCAACGCCCTGAAGAACCAGTGA